A window of the Streptomyces formicae genome harbors these coding sequences:
- a CDS encoding trimeric intracellular cation channel family protein, whose protein sequence is MLQELFTPSVQHALDIAGIFVFAISGALLAVRKNFDVFGIAVLAEATALGGGLFRDLIIGAVPPAAFTDLGYFLTPLVAAALVFFLHPEVERIQGSVNVFDAAGLGLFCVTGTTKAYEYGLGLTASAALGLTTAVGGGVVRDILANEVPSLLRWDRDLYAVPATVGATMVVLCIRFDALNALTSGFAVVTAFTLRLLAMRYHWRAPRAWNRRSAAAEETV, encoded by the coding sequence GTGCTCCAGGAACTGTTCACCCCCTCCGTCCAGCATGCGCTCGACATCGCCGGCATCTTCGTCTTCGCGATCTCCGGCGCCCTCCTCGCCGTACGCAAGAACTTCGACGTCTTCGGCATCGCCGTACTCGCCGAGGCCACGGCGCTGGGCGGCGGCTTGTTCCGGGACCTGATCATCGGCGCCGTCCCGCCTGCCGCGTTCACGGACCTGGGGTACTTCCTGACACCGCTCGTCGCCGCCGCGCTCGTCTTCTTCCTGCACCCCGAGGTCGAGCGCATCCAGGGCTCGGTCAACGTCTTCGACGCAGCGGGCCTCGGGCTCTTCTGCGTGACGGGGACGACCAAGGCGTACGAGTACGGACTCGGCCTCACCGCCTCCGCGGCCCTCGGCCTCACCACCGCGGTCGGCGGTGGCGTGGTGCGCGACATACTCGCCAATGAGGTGCCCTCGCTGCTCCGCTGGGACCGCGACCTTTACGCGGTCCCGGCCACCGTCGGCGCCACCATGGTGGTGCTGTGCATCCGCTTCGACGCGCTCAACGCTCTGACCAGCGGATTCGCCGTCGTGACGGCCTTCACTCTGCGCCTGCTCGCCATGCGCTACCACTGGCGGGCACCGCGCGCCTGGAACCGCAGATCGGCCGCGGCCGAAGAGACGGTCTGA
- a CDS encoding thioesterase family protein, translated as MAQVAQESATIGDSEFDRDTAVTLRDPHVPGVYEAQLCAGWTIISAVNGGYLLALIGRALGDALPHPDPFSVSAHYLSPSVPGPAVIRTETLRTGRTLSTGQASLFQYAEDGTEVERIRVLAAYGDLDALPDEVRTTAKPPTIPPYEHCLGPADGPAPAIPGSSAITDRLDIRLDPATVGWAVGAPSGKGEMRGWFGLADGRAADPLSLLLTVDALPPTSFELGLKGWTPTVELTTHVRCRPAPGPLRVAITTRNLAGGFLEEDAEVWDSADRLVAQSRQLAKAPLPRN; from the coding sequence ATGGCACAGGTGGCACAGGAATCCGCAACCATCGGCGACAGCGAGTTCGACCGCGACACCGCCGTCACGCTGCGGGACCCGCACGTCCCGGGCGTCTACGAGGCGCAGCTCTGCGCCGGCTGGACGATCATCAGCGCCGTCAACGGCGGCTATCTGCTGGCGCTGATCGGCCGTGCCCTCGGCGACGCCCTGCCCCACCCGGACCCCTTCAGCGTCTCCGCGCACTACCTCAGCCCCTCCGTGCCCGGCCCCGCAGTGATCCGGACCGAGACCCTCCGCACCGGACGCACCCTCTCCACCGGCCAGGCCTCGCTCTTCCAGTACGCGGAGGACGGCACCGAGGTCGAGCGCATCCGCGTCCTCGCCGCCTACGGCGACCTCGACGCGCTGCCGGACGAGGTCCGTACGACCGCGAAGCCGCCGACGATCCCGCCGTACGAGCACTGCCTCGGCCCGGCCGACGGGCCCGCGCCCGCCATCCCCGGCTCGTCGGCGATCACCGACCGGCTGGACATCAGGCTCGACCCCGCCACCGTCGGCTGGGCCGTCGGCGCGCCCTCGGGCAAGGGTGAGATGCGCGGCTGGTTCGGGCTCGCCGACGGCCGTGCCGCCGATCCGCTGTCGCTGCTGCTCACGGTCGACGCGCTGCCGCCGACCTCGTTCGAGCTGGGCCTCAAGGGCTGGACCCCGACCGTCGAACTCACCACCCACGTCCGCTGCCGTCCCGCCCCGGGCCCGCTGCGCGTGGCCATCACCACCCGTAACCTCGCGGGCGGCTTCCTGGAGGAGGACGCCGAGGTCTGGGACAGCGCGGACCGCCTGGTCGCCCAGTCCCGTCAGCTGGCGAAGGCGCCGCTGCCGCGCAACTAG
- a CDS encoding DUF4190 domain-containing protein, protein MELAPSAERFAGTSSRDADGMAVAAFVLGLVGLLVMNVILGPTAIVLAGLALWRGTIRRARALLGLALGVADLAVLAVLLDSQGTVVWNIGG, encoded by the coding sequence ATGGAACTCGCCCCCTCCGCCGAGCGGTTCGCCGGAACGAGCTCACGGGACGCGGACGGCATGGCCGTCGCGGCGTTCGTGCTCGGTCTGGTCGGGCTGCTCGTGATGAACGTGATCCTCGGACCCACCGCGATCGTCCTGGCCGGACTCGCCCTGTGGCGCGGCACCATCCGCCGCGCCCGTGCCTTGCTCGGCCTGGCCCTCGGCGTCGCCGACCTCGCCGTCCTCGCCGTGCTGCTCGACAGCCAGGGCACGGTCGTCTGGAACATCGGCGGCTGA